CCAAAACTGATAGAAGTGAAATTGCTTCGAGTTTTCCTAGAAAAATGGTTCCTCTTCTCTGGGTCAGATAAGATGCTATACGAAAACGCAACTCCTTAAGCTTCCCAAAGCGTAATACTATCCTCATATACTAACTAGCAGCAAAACCCGACAAGAAATCACAcaaagcaaacaagataattacCTAGAACAATGAAATGGGTGAATTTCGAAGACGAAAATAAGAGCCGAAATTGAACTCACTTGAGAGCGAGTTTCCAGTTCGCCGTTTTAATTTCCTAATCAGTTGAATGACTTAGTGTACGGGTTGCCGTATCGGCGGAGCTGACGTGCCTTCCAATTTCGAACCCGAACCCATCTAtcttgaatttttgaagttacAAGAAAATCGAAAAAATTGAACCAGTATGGATTTTAATACTATTAAGGCAACATAAATAAagttatatgttgtctgaactgTGAAGACGTTGAAAAAGTTAAGACAACAGAGAATAAGAATTTTGTTGTCTGAAACCTGTAGTCTGAAGCGTTTTTTGGTGAAGTGAAAATTATAGAATTTTATCTAAATTGCATATTCATGTAAGTTTTGGTTGTGACGACGTATTAGTTTGTCATATGATTTTTCAAGTATCAACAAACATGTGGTTAGCCAGTGGTTGCACTGTTGCTGTGGTGGGTCGTTCAGTTTTGTCTCATGATCAGCCGGTGGTTGCATCCTTGCTTTATCCCTTATAATCGGGGCCTCTTTTTATTCAATCTCCTTCTTCTTGCATGAATTCCTATTTTgacaagaaaataaattaatggtAGACAATTTTGAATAACGACAAACTAAATTGTAAATTTTAGGGTATGGTTTCTAAACCAAACTAGTATGTCGGTTTAATTGAATTTTCATTGCACTTTTTTGAATGGAAAATCAAAATCATTGATTCAGTTTGTGGTTAGTAATTAAAAATTGAATGGATATAATCAAATTCAACCTTACTATCTTATGTAGAGAGACTACTATCAGACTAGTAATTTTTAAACCACAGTGAAAATCAATGCATCAAAAGATTGGGCATACCGGATCAATTAAATTGAATCAGAGTAAGTATACCAAATTCTAAATAAAGTGTTTATATTCCAAACACTCAAAAATTCTAAAACGGAGCTCTTTAGCATTCACATGATTTTTTGTTATCTTTGGCTCTAAAATCAAACGCGTGGAACACACCGGAAAGTCGGAAACCAAGTGACACTGACAACAGAAATTTCCTCATTTCCTCATAACCCCTAAACCCATTCGATCTGAACCTCTCTCCCAACCACACCAAACAAAACCCAGATCAGATTCACTCCCGAATCTCCTACACTTCCACAAGCAGAGCAAATAGGATGAGTAGGAAGAGAGTTTTGATAGTTGGAGGCACAGGTTACTTGGGACAGCATGTATTGCAAGGCTTTGCAGAGATTCAAGAAACCACTCCTTGTGATCTGGCATTTACCCACCACTCAATTCCTCCTCCCCAGGCTTTGCTCAATGCATTTCCTAGTGTGCTGCCTTTCTCTGTGGATTGAAGTCTGGCAATGGAATTGAAGTCATTTCTCATCTGTTTGGTCCGGTCAGTTCTCACCCCATTAAGCAATTTCTTGTATATGTTGATTGTGATTAGTGATTTTGTAATGTTGGTGCTATGATTTGGAGTAATGGGTTTTGTGGAAAGATCAATTTTGTTTACtgggtttgaattttttttgaatGCCATACTGCCCTGTTCTGCTGTTGGGTTTGTACCTTAACTGCTATGTACTAGCTttatgggttttgttttgttgttgtatTAGATAATTGCTATTATTTGGTCTTTTTCGGAGTTGAGACCTCGGCATTAGTATGGTTCTGTAATGTGCTTAGGGGAACTTAAAATCTCTGAACATGCTAAAACAATCAAGCAAGCAACTTTTAAGTGCTGAGAGGTGTATTCAGTTGAATTCCCTACCTGGTTTATGTACCTAACTGCAATGATCTAGCTTGAAtgggtttgttttctttttatatggACGATTGCTATCCTTTTGTTCAATTTTGAGTTGACATGTGTACAAATGCCATTAGTTGTTTAGGGGAAACCTACACTATCTTAAGTGCTAAAAGAACTTCCCTTCTGGTATGCGATTTGATATTGTTGTTCAAGTAAACAACTTTAAGCACTGAGAGTTGTATTGATTTGAATTCCCAGCCTGATGTGGTAGTAAACTGTGCTGCACTTTCGGTTCCTCGTGCCTGTGAAATGGATCCTGCTGCAGCTATGTCAGTTAATGTGCCATCTTCTCTTGTTAATTGGTTATCGAGCTTAGAAGAGACTCAAGAGAGTAATTACCTTCTGATCCATTTGTcaactgatcaaggtaagtgACTCTTAATTGTTTCATATACTGTAATTTGTTCATATTCCTAGTTCAGTAACTCGGTGAAGATGGatcaataaaagaaaacatgagAAAGTGGTAAGAACTACAATGGCACATAGTTATTACTTAGCTTTTGCCATCAAATAAACTTTCTCAAGTACTTGAGATAGATATTTAGATTTTTAATTACATTATTTACTTTATATTGTTAAAGACCCCTGTTGCTCTACAGTTCAGGTAAAtaagaaaaaaggaaaggacGATACAAATTGTTGGATAAATTAACTTAAGTGTACATATTGTTGGATACAAATTGCTAAATAGCTATTTGTAGATGGGGACTGATGTGATTTTCCATCAGTTTATGAAGGGGTGAAGTCCTTTTACAAGGAAGATGGTGAAGTTGTTCCAGTAAATGTTTATGGGAAATCAAAAGTGGCAGCTGAGCAGTTCATTTCCGAGAAATGCTcaaactttgcaattttgaGAAGCAGTATCATCTTTGGGCCACAAACAATCTCACCGGTTTCAAAATCTCTTCCGATTCAGGTTTGCAAAAGAGAAAACAGACATTAAAATTGTACTATTACCACTTTGTTGGCAGATTAGTTTGGAGGCCATATGAAAGATTGAACTTGGATCTAGGCTACTTTACTTTGTTCAAATTAGTGATACCTGCAATTGATGTAGTGGGTTGATGGTGTCCTCTCCAAAGGAAATACAACGGAATTCTTTCATGATGAGTTTCGATGCCCTGTGTATGTAAAGGATGTCGTAGCAATCATACTTGCTTTGTCCAAGACATGGATATCAGGTATGAAGTTTGTAAACTCATGCCTGCAATATGTTTCTTTTTGGTTAAATGTGTTTTTCGTGGGCTATCACTACACTACTGTTATTTTCTACTTCCTATTGAGAAGTACTTTCACTTGTGTCTTCATTGTACTGATAGTCATGGAGATTTTTTGCAGAGGCTAAGCAAAGAAAATTGCTACTGAATGTTGGTGGACCAGACAGGGTATCCCGTGTACAAATGGCTGAGACGGTTGCTGATATAAGGGGACACAACCTCTCATTAATTAAATCTGTATCTGCATCATCGGTATGATACTTTGCTACATTTTCTAGTGTTCAATTATGTTTGAGATACTGGCATTCAACTTCAACACCTTTATATCAGAATTACTAATACATGACCCATCAGTTTCAAGTTGCATTCTGACTTGTTTTCACTTTGCCCTTGTCTGGACTTCCATCTCCTATATGATCAAAACATGCAACTACAATGTCCAGCCATATGCTTTCTCCTCTTTCTACCAATTAATAGGATAATGATCTGTTGTGTATGCTCACCAACAAAAGCCTGTCATTTTTTAAGCTCCTttgttgtggttttttttttttttggggggggggggtaagtGTTCGAATAAGGGTTAGGATTACGATAGGTTTGGCTCAATATCATTGAATGTTATAAATAAAGCTTTTGTCGATTAAAGAACCTTGTTCTTTATGTTGCCTTAGTAGCCAGTTTAATACAGTATCTCTGTACCTGACAATATTTCACTGTCATGTTCATCTTCAGGTTGATCGTGGAGTTATGTCTCCTGCTGACATATCCATGGATATAACTAAGCTAGTTCAGACGCTTGGTATTTCTCCTATTTCATTTCGAGATGGTGTCAGATTGACGCTTGAACTGTGACCAGTGACCGAGTCTTGATGCCATGAAGGTCTTGTAAATTGCTTCATTATTGTAATACTGAGagtactcatcaatttcacCCATACTTGATTGGGGTAAAAGTGTTGTTAAAGTGTTCTATAGAGACTATCTTTTATCCCAAGAAGCTTCAATTGTATTACTATGAATTTCATTTCTACTTGATTGAGAATGAAAATGCTCATGACCCCTCGCATTAGCCTCAAGTCTGTCTCTACGACTCCAGGCCAATTATAAggataaacaattttaaacaataATTTGAAGCAAAATGATATTTGCTTGTTTCTAATCGAGAGGGGCGTATTACTAAAAGTTTTTAGTAATTTTTCAAAAGTAATTAACTGGATAATGTGGTGGGAACGAGAAATAGACATTCAATACTTGTATAGTTCGACATTAAAGCCTGCTTTCTAAATCTGTTTATGCTAGACGCAATTTTTCAGAGACTATAACAAGAGAGCTATGTATATTGTTAAATGGATGATTGAATATCAGTTCATACAATTTTGACATCTGCAACAGCTCTCTTAGCCCCAGATCTCAATGTCATTCCGCCAGTTCTTCTTCACCAGCTTTTTCAGAATTAGAATATCTATTAAGTCTGGAATTCACCGTAATTCAATACAACTTCAAAACACACATGGGAAAACAAGTTACAAATATGACAGTTCGAGCACATTCTTTTCACACATCATAGGCAAATATTGAGCAAGTTTGccacaaatttatttattatgtgtTACAAATTGAAAGAGTGAGTCCAACTTACAGGAAAATACACAGAAACAGAGCACAGACCTCAGTGCTTATTAGAAAACCGAGGCCAACAAGAAGTCAGGTGCATTGCTCTTCACAACCATTTCAACGTCTCCAGTATCTCTGATGTACATAAACATGTCTCCTGTGATGACCAAATCTTTGATCCAGCTGAGGGAATATCTTCAGAAGCATGTTATACATAGCTCTGTAATACCATTTCCTCCATCTCTTGCAAAACAAAAGTGACCCAATGacaattccaaacccacatGTAAATCCAATTTCAGGACAGATAATATCCCAATCAATCTCATGTCCAGGATTTGAATGGTTTCCTTCCAGCTTTGGGGGCGAAAACCCTGTTCTATCATTTGTTAATGGAGGCCCCCATAATCCTTTATTCCCTTTAAAGGAAGCTGCATCAAATGTTGAAAATTGAGCACCGCTTGGTATCCTCCCGACCAATTGATTATATGAGAGATTCAAGAATGCAAGGAAAGTGAGTTTTGTAAGCGCCGGTGGGATTTGACCGCTCAGTTTGTTTTTCGAGAGGTCCAAGGACTCTAGCTGACTCAAGTTACATAGTGATGACGGAACAACACCAGTGAGAGCATTGTTGGACAAGTTGAGGGCATGCAATGATTTGAGTTCTCCAATTTTCTCAGGTATTGATCCGTTGAACCTGTTGCACGAGAAGTCAATAGAGGTGAAGATATTTAAAACAGTCACCAGCTCCATCTCTAAACCTTTGTTGGTAACCGTGATTGCTTCTTGATAATAAGCTTGCCCAACCTCAAATTGAAGGTTATTGATCTTCCTTGTGGAATTATCTTCTAGTCCTCATGGCTTGCCAAGTTGTCAAAGTTGTTCCAGCTGGTACTTCACCACTAAAATTGTTGTGAGCTAGATCTATGATCTGAAGTACAGGCCAAGTGCCATTAGTTTTCTGACATGCAATGCGCCCATAAAATTTATTGGATCGCAAGATAAGGACTCTCAAGGTGGATGTCTTCCTCAAAAAGCATGGAAATTGTTCTGTTATCAGATTGTTTCCAAGGTTTAAAATCTCTAACTGGGTGCAGTTGACAAGAGATTTTAAAAACTGGCCTTGAATCTGATTTCCGCTGATGTCTAGCGTTTCTAAACCGCAATTTTCAGAGAATTCATCAACATATGTAAGATTGTTTCTCCTTACATTGAGTACTACAAGCATGCTCAAGCACCGGGGAACCGTGCCACTCAAAGAATTATTGGACAGATCAAGAATCTTAAGACTTTGTGGATTGCATAATGATTCTGGAATGATCCCATTGAGGTTATTGCTCGAAAGCAACAAGAATTCAACGTTAAGAAACACATCTCCAATGGTACTCGGTATGATAGAGCTGTAATAATTCTTTGAGAAATCTAGATAATGGACATTGCAAGGTGGTTCAAAAATTGGGATTTGGCCATGAAACCGATTGGAATGAAGGTCAAGGTAATATAGATTAGTGAGATTGATTGAATGAAATTCTAGAGAATCTAGGGAGTTGCAAGAAAGATCTAGGTACCTAAGATTACTAAAACTCCAAATCCAGTTGGGTACCTTGCCATTTATCTGGGTATCTGAAAGGTCCAATGTTTGCAAGTTAGATTGATTTCTCAGCTGGTGTAGATCATCAAGAGGAAACGAGCCACTTAAAttatttgaagaaagatttagAGTCTTAAGACCTCGCAAGCTAAAGATAGACATAGGCAGTGGCCCTTCGAGATTGTTGCTACTCAAATCAAGTTCAAGATCAGGACCATTCAGCAAGTAGGAAGACACATTTAAAATTTCAGGGACTGGACCAGAAAATTGATTGCTAGAAAGATCTAGATCACACAATAGGGGAAGAGAAAACAAAGATGCTGGGACATCCCCATCGAGCTTATTAGAGCTCAAACTGAGACGAGATAGCTTAGTAAGGTTTCTCCAGTGGGTGGAATCTATAGTACCTGTTAAACCATTGTAGGAAATGTCTATGTTGATAGCATTCTTGGCCATACTGAATGACGGAACCGAACCTTCCAACTTGTTGTTAG
This portion of the Rosa chinensis cultivar Old Blush chromosome 1, RchiOBHm-V2, whole genome shotgun sequence genome encodes:
- the LOC112167913 gene encoding receptor-like protein 33 — protein: MELVTVLNIFTSIDFSCNRFNGSIPEKIGELKSLHALNLSNNALTGVVPSSLCNLSQLESLDLSKNKLSGQIPPALTKLTFLAFLNLSYNQLVGRIPSGAQFSTFDAASFKGNKGLWGPPLTNDRTGFSPPKLEGNHSNPGHEIDWDIICPEIGFTCGFGIVIGSLLFCKRWRKWYYRAMYNMLLKIFPQLDQRFGHHRRHVYVHQRYWRR
- the LOC112167919 gene encoding receptor-like protein 7; amino-acid sequence: MQTSLHFFLFFITLWVSIIIPAVQSQCIKDEQLSLLQFKKSLVFNHSTKLVSWNASTDCCSWVGVTCSRNGRVLVLDISSEQISAGIDSSSSLFQLHFLQSLNLADNQLGASIPTAIGKLLNLRYLNLSLNFYSGQIPMEISRLRRLVVLDLSSDYEYLKLGSPNLHRLVHNFTELRELYLDAVQISEQGNEWCRAISSSLPNLRVLSMSACDLSGPFHESLAKLQSLSVIRLKWNYISAPVPGFFADFSNLTVLDLFGCSLHGTFPKDIFQLPSLLRIDLSTNGQLKGSLPQFPNNGSLQYLDLSGTKFSGLLPNSIGNLKMLSTISIQDCNFNGPVPKSMTNLTQLVYLRMANNKLEGSVPSFSMAKNAINIDISYNGLTGTIDSTHWRNLTKLSRLSLSSNKLDGDVPASLFSLPLLCDLDLSSNQFSGPVPEILNVSSYLLNGPDLELDLSSNNLEGPLPMSIFSLRGLKTLNLSSNNLSGSFPLDDLHQLRNQSNLQTLDLSDTQINGKVPNWIWSFSNLRYLDLSCNSLDSLEFHSINLTNLYYLDLHSNRFHGQIPIFEPPCNVHYLDFSKNYYSSIIPSTIGDVFLNVEFLLLSSNNLNGIIPESLCNPQSLKILDLSNNSLSGTVPRCLSMLVVLNVRRNNLTYVDEFSENCGLETLDISGNQIQGQFLKSLVNCTQLEILNLGNNLITEQFPCFLRKTSTLRVLILRSNKFYGRIACQKTNGTWPVLQIIDLAHNNFSGEVPAGTTLTTWQAMRTRR